The following proteins come from a genomic window of Neptunomonas concharum:
- a CDS encoding glycosyltransferase family 4 protein yields MQREPVYILLPPGEYFSEYNGGAVAIVVNSMSQHSDYTPTVIGDACSQSMSGAPFHPVAPFLYRLRSRSRAYAGACKTWLKRQPAGIVEVHNRIPLLMHLSDRVPQHKYCLYLHNDPLGMKGSKTAEERRQLLSKVACIYAVSEFVKNRFLDGLTEGGDKVHVLHNGIDPIIFQSYTEKEKQILFVGRIIPEKGVLQLARALKTVLPNHPDWCAVFVGARHFGNTQPTTGYEKAVLAELADLGEQVQYLNAIPHKAVMACYQRAKIAVVPSIWEEPFGRTALEAMSSSCALVSSDRGGLAEVVGSDGLIIDPESPLEISAALQHLIDQPSDAERLAKQAHQRALHLFHQQVIAQQHDRFRDSLSQV; encoded by the coding sequence ATGCAGCGTGAGCCAGTGTATATCCTTCTTCCGCCAGGTGAGTATTTCAGTGAATACAATGGCGGGGCGGTTGCCATTGTCGTCAATTCAATGAGCCAGCATAGCGACTATACTCCGACGGTGATCGGCGATGCCTGCTCTCAGTCGATGAGTGGTGCTCCATTTCATCCTGTAGCGCCTTTTTTATATCGTCTACGAAGTCGTAGCCGAGCTTACGCAGGGGCTTGTAAAACGTGGCTGAAGCGACAGCCAGCGGGCATTGTCGAAGTTCATAATCGAATTCCCTTGCTGATGCACCTGAGTGATCGAGTGCCGCAGCACAAGTACTGCCTGTATTTGCATAATGACCCGCTGGGTATGAAAGGATCTAAAACGGCTGAGGAGCGCCGTCAACTGCTGTCCAAGGTGGCCTGTATTTACGCAGTGAGTGAGTTCGTTAAGAACAGGTTTCTTGATGGTCTCACAGAAGGTGGTGATAAGGTGCATGTCCTGCATAATGGCATTGATCCCATCATCTTTCAAAGCTATACAGAGAAAGAGAAACAGATACTCTTTGTTGGTCGGATCATTCCCGAAAAAGGCGTTTTGCAGCTTGCACGTGCTCTCAAAACGGTATTACCCAATCACCCTGATTGGTGCGCAGTGTTCGTTGGGGCAAGACACTTTGGCAATACTCAACCGACGACCGGTTATGAAAAAGCGGTGCTGGCAGAGTTAGCCGATTTAGGCGAACAAGTGCAGTATCTTAATGCTATTCCCCACAAAGCGGTGATGGCATGTTACCAGAGAGCAAAAATCGCTGTGGTTCCGTCTATTTGGGAAGAGCCATTCGGCCGAACAGCGCTAGAAGCCATGAGTTCATCCTGTGCCTTGGTCAGTTCAGATAGAGGCGGATTAGCTGAGGTTGTGGGCAGTGATGGTTTGATTATTGATCCAGAGTCGCCACTAGAGATTTCCGCAGCGTTACAGCATCTTATTGATCAGCCTAGCGATGCAGAAAGGCTTGCAAAACAGGCGCATCAAAGGGCACTGCACTTGTTTCATCAGCAAGTTATTGCACAACAGCACGATCGCTTTAGGGATAGCCTTTCTCAAGTTTAA
- the lpxL gene encoding LpxL/LpxP family Kdo(2)-lipid IV(A) lauroyl/palmitoleoyl acyltransferase yields MTKINRTFLMPKYWPTWLGLGCLYALCLLPYRFQIHLGKYLGDLMYLVFRSRRHITEVNIRLCFPEKSPQQQKRMVREIFQHNAIGMLETSMAWWMSDKRLKVNVTFKGQHHIEEALAQNKGVILLGGHFSTLDMGGRLFTRFFPADVMYREHNNPLMEIIIKASREIHLTQAIERESLRSVLRALRKNHIVWYAPDQDFGPRHSVYAPFFGIDAATITATSRMVKLNDSPILMLAHHRTPDNKGYELEVFPIIGDFPRGDDVKDATRINAELEKGIRKDPTQYMWVHRRFKTHPKGKNYLYRRSR; encoded by the coding sequence ATGACTAAGATTAACCGAACCTTTTTAATGCCAAAATACTGGCCAACCTGGCTGGGGCTCGGCTGTTTATACGCTTTGTGTTTACTTCCCTACCGATTTCAAATACACCTTGGAAAATACCTTGGCGACCTGATGTATCTTGTATTTCGCAGCCGCCGGCATATCACCGAAGTCAATATACGGCTGTGTTTCCCCGAAAAATCTCCGCAACAGCAGAAGCGCATGGTGAGGGAGATTTTTCAGCACAACGCCATTGGTATGTTGGAAACCAGTATGGCTTGGTGGATGTCAGATAAACGTTTAAAGGTGAATGTCACTTTTAAAGGCCAGCACCATATAGAAGAAGCCTTGGCTCAAAATAAAGGCGTTATTCTTCTCGGTGGCCACTTCTCAACATTAGATATGGGAGGGCGTTTATTTACGCGATTTTTCCCAGCTGATGTCATGTACCGGGAACACAACAACCCTCTCATGGAGATCATTATTAAAGCCTCACGAGAGATTCATCTTACACAAGCCATTGAGAGAGAAAGCCTACGTAGTGTGCTGCGGGCGCTCCGCAAGAACCATATCGTCTGGTATGCACCGGATCAGGACTTTGGGCCTCGCCATTCGGTGTACGCTCCATTTTTCGGTATTGATGCAGCAACAATTACGGCCACCTCTCGCATGGTTAAATTAAACGACTCACCTATTTTAATGCTCGCCCACCACCGAACCCCAGACAATAAAGGCTATGAGCTGGAAGTGTTCCCTATCATTGGCGACTTCCCAAGAGGAGATGATGTAAAGGATGCCACTCGCATCAATGCGGAGCTAGAAAAAGGCATTCGAAAAGATCCAACGCAATATATGTGGGTACACCGCCGGTTTAAGACCCACCCTAAGGGTAAAAATTACCTTTATCGACGCAGTCGTTAA
- the msbA gene encoding lipid A export permease/ATP-binding protein MsbA encodes MSLCLLQQIVNKAGYNALSHAESREVAPLDTQTDQEPPKSWAVYKRLLSYAKPYWPVFLVAFIGYALYGASQAMSAKWLESVVDSVQQGRLDERTWLALAVLGIFLLRGIGTFLGNYCISYVARFVVHGLRTDLFDRMLLLPANFYNQHSSGEMLSKLTFNVEQVTGAVTDAVKVLIREGLTVIGLFGYLFYLNWKLTLIFITAAPFIGIVVSIASKRMRKLGRRIQKSVGDITSSASESIKGYQVVRIYGGSEFEQKRFHDASELNRRQFMKLVVAESINTPIVQLLVAMALAALMYLAMAPSVMGSMSTGEFVAFITAAGMITKPLRMLTEVNVMIQKGISAAEAVFAIMDCEGEKDKGQKKVSRVRGELSFRSVSYTYPGTEEPVLSDLTLTLAAGETVALVGKSGSGKSTIASIIPRFNDGWVGKVLLDGRSIEDYQLASLRAQIALVSQNVVLFNGTIAENIAYGTMASASEAQIRAAAQAAHVMEFVQRLPEGLQTRVGESGVLLSGGQRQRIAIARAILKDAPILIMDEATSALDTESERHIQSALEEVMKNRTTLVIAHRLSTIESADKIVVMDQGRIVEMGSHQELMAKQGAYAQLHRLQFSESNDA; translated from the coding sequence ATGAGCCTTTGCTTGTTGCAGCAAATCGTTAACAAAGCAGGTTATAATGCCTTATCTCATGCTGAATCAAGAGAAGTTGCTCCGTTGGATACACAAACTGATCAGGAACCACCCAAAAGTTGGGCAGTTTATAAGCGATTATTATCTTACGCCAAGCCCTACTGGCCCGTTTTCCTAGTCGCGTTTATAGGGTATGCACTTTATGGTGCATCTCAAGCGATGTCTGCAAAATGGCTGGAAAGCGTAGTGGACTCCGTACAGCAGGGGCGCTTGGATGAGCGCACTTGGCTGGCGTTGGCGGTGCTCGGCATTTTTTTACTCAGGGGAATCGGTACTTTTCTGGGGAATTACTGTATCAGTTATGTAGCTCGCTTTGTCGTCCACGGGTTGAGAACCGACTTGTTTGATCGGATGCTTCTCTTGCCTGCAAACTTTTATAATCAGCATTCCAGCGGTGAGATGCTTTCTAAGTTAACCTTTAATGTCGAGCAGGTGACCGGTGCGGTGACCGATGCGGTAAAGGTGTTGATTCGGGAGGGGTTAACGGTAATTGGCTTGTTTGGGTATCTGTTTTACCTTAATTGGAAGCTAACGCTTATCTTTATAACCGCAGCACCTTTCATTGGTATCGTGGTGAGTATCGCCTCCAAGCGTATGCGCAAACTGGGCCGTAGAATTCAGAAATCGGTAGGGGATATCACAAGCTCTGCATCTGAGTCGATTAAAGGTTATCAGGTGGTGCGTATTTACGGTGGTAGCGAGTTTGAACAGAAACGCTTTCATGATGCCAGTGAATTGAACCGTCGGCAGTTTATGAAGTTGGTGGTCGCAGAGTCCATCAATACGCCTATTGTTCAGCTATTGGTTGCGATGGCCCTAGCTGCACTTATGTATTTGGCCATGGCTCCTTCTGTGATGGGGAGCATGTCTACCGGAGAGTTTGTCGCGTTTATAACGGCTGCTGGTATGATCACCAAACCGTTGCGAATGCTGACGGAAGTTAATGTGATGATCCAAAAAGGGATCTCGGCCGCTGAGGCTGTGTTTGCCATTATGGATTGTGAAGGCGAAAAGGATAAAGGCCAAAAAAAGGTAAGCCGAGTCCGGGGCGAGTTGTCTTTTCGTTCTGTGTCCTATACCTATCCGGGGACTGAGGAGCCGGTGCTGTCGGATTTAACATTAACGCTGGCGGCCGGTGAAACCGTTGCCCTTGTCGGTAAATCCGGTAGTGGTAAGTCAACCATTGCCAGTATTATTCCACGGTTTAATGATGGTTGGGTTGGTAAGGTCTTATTAGATGGCAGGTCGATTGAGGATTATCAGTTAGCTTCTCTAAGGGCGCAGATCGCATTAGTTAGCCAAAATGTGGTGTTGTTTAATGGCACCATTGCCGAGAATATCGCTTACGGTACTATGGCCAGTGCGAGCGAGGCGCAAATACGTGCAGCAGCACAGGCGGCCCATGTTATGGAGTTCGTTCAGCGTTTACCCGAGGGGCTACAGACCCGTGTAGGGGAAAGTGGTGTTCTCTTGTCCGGTGGCCAGCGTCAACGTATCGCCATTGCTCGCGCCATCCTCAAAGATGCACCCATCTTAATTATGGATGAAGCAACCTCTGCGTTAGATACCGAATCTGAGCGTCATATTCAAAGCGCTCTTGAAGAGGTTATGAAAAACCGAACTACCCTCGTGATAGCCCATCGACTGTCTACCATTGAGAGTGCAGATAAGATTGTTGTGATGGATCAGGGACGCATCGTAGAGATGGGCTCGCATCAAGAGTTGATGGCTAAACAGGGCGCGTATGCCCAGCTTCACCGTTTGCAGTTCAGTGAGTCGAACGATGCATGA
- the waaA gene encoding lipid IV(A) 3-deoxy-D-manno-octulosonic acid transferase produces the protein MHEWRRWLYSLIFFMALPVILLRLYWRGRNAAGYRERWWQRLGYVPALTGNPPLWIHAVSVGEAVAIIPLVERLLVERPDMPILITTMTPTGASRVSAHFGSSVHHIYCPYDLPFALNRFLSRIKPRACMIVETELWPNMIHTCHQKNVPVMVVNARLSERSLKGYQKIECLTAQMLSKLTLLIAQGEADAKRFAALGMPSDRVRISGSIKFDFSIDDSLLAQGHAVRTRAGERFTVVLASSHSDEEQQCLTMMQSVWQRYPDLLLIIVPRHPERFDSVWDQCLKVDPQAKRRSEGVLPDKRTRVYLGDSMGELMGLYAAADLVVMGGSFVDVGGHNPVEPAALGTPVIMGPYHHNFAAISAAMAEKGGMLLVNSFEQTAACINQLIEVPQKRQQLGSIAKAYADSQRGALDRVYHEVTPYLF, from the coding sequence ATGCATGAATGGCGTCGCTGGCTGTATAGCCTGATCTTTTTTATGGCCTTGCCTGTTATTTTGCTGCGCCTTTATTGGCGCGGACGAAACGCTGCAGGTTATCGGGAGCGTTGGTGGCAGCGGTTAGGTTATGTGCCTGCCTTAACGGGTAATCCTCCGCTATGGATACACGCCGTTTCTGTAGGAGAAGCGGTTGCGATTATTCCACTCGTCGAACGGTTGTTAGTCGAGCGGCCGGATATGCCGATCTTAATAACGACCATGACACCCACAGGGGCGAGTAGAGTAAGTGCTCACTTTGGGTCAAGTGTCCATCATATTTATTGCCCATACGACCTACCTTTTGCGCTTAACCGCTTTTTAAGTCGTATCAAACCACGGGCCTGTATGATTGTTGAGACCGAACTGTGGCCAAATATGATTCACACATGCCACCAAAAGAACGTGCCAGTGATGGTGGTGAATGCGCGTTTATCCGAGCGCTCCTTAAAAGGGTATCAGAAGATTGAGTGCTTAACGGCGCAGATGTTATCTAAGCTAACCCTGCTAATTGCACAAGGCGAGGCTGATGCAAAGCGCTTTGCTGCCTTAGGCATGCCTTCTGATCGGGTCCGGATTTCGGGTAGCATTAAGTTTGACTTCTCTATTGATGATTCTCTATTAGCGCAGGGGCATGCTGTGCGCACACGTGCGGGTGAACGCTTCACGGTGGTTTTAGCGAGCAGCCATTCTGATGAGGAGCAACAATGCCTTACAATGATGCAGTCTGTTTGGCAGCGTTACCCTGACCTTCTGTTGATTATTGTGCCCCGACACCCAGAGCGCTTTGACTCAGTATGGGATCAGTGCTTGAAGGTAGACCCGCAGGCGAAGCGTCGCTCTGAAGGGGTGTTGCCCGATAAGCGTACGCGTGTTTATCTTGGAGATAGCATGGGCGAATTAATGGGGCTGTATGCGGCGGCAGATCTGGTCGTTATGGGAGGCAGTTTTGTTGATGTGGGCGGGCACAATCCTGTGGAGCCAGCAGCATTGGGCACACCTGTGATTATGGGGCCATATCACCATAACTTTGCGGCGATAAGTGCTGCGATGGCAGAAAAAGGTGGCATGTTGCTGGTTAATTCTTTTGAACAGACTGCAGCCTGTATAAATCAACTAATTGAGGTGCCACAAAAGCGCCAGCAGCTAGGTAGCATAGCGAAAGCTTACGCGGATTCTCAGAGAGGGGCGCTGGATCGTGTCTATCACGAAGTCACGCCCTATCTATTTTAA
- the cyaY gene encoding iron donor protein CyaY, giving the protein MSMMTESDFYQHVDETLQKIEEQLDEAETDLDYLISGGVLTIKCENGSQIIFTRQTPVRQLWLATKEGGYHFDYDASSKTWLRDSDQATIKTVFEAAFTTQAGEQLSFDI; this is encoded by the coding sequence ATGAGCATGATGACAGAATCCGATTTTTACCAGCATGTCGATGAAACACTTCAGAAGATTGAAGAGCAACTCGATGAAGCAGAAACCGATCTTGACTACCTGATTAGCGGTGGTGTGTTGACCATTAAGTGTGAGAACGGCAGCCAGATCATTTTTACACGTCAGACTCCTGTCAGACAGCTATGGTTGGCAACTAAAGAGGGCGGGTATCACTTTGACTACGACGCTTCCTCTAAAACGTGGCTAAGGGATAGCGATCAGGCAACGATAAAAACAGTGTTTGAAGCGGCCTTCACCACTCAAGCAGGTGAGCAGCTATCTTTTGATATTTAA
- the lptM gene encoding LPS translocon maturation chaperone LptM, translated as MIVKFCWIGIIAGVLLLSGCGQKGPLYLPEPDAPAQQNAQ; from the coding sequence ATGATCGTGAAATTTTGCTGGATTGGAATTATTGCTGGAGTATTACTGCTATCAGGTTGCGGGCAAAAAGGGCCGTTATATCTACCTGAGCCAGATGCCCCTGCCCAGCAAAACGCGCAATAA
- the lysA gene encoding diaminopimelate decarboxylase, whose protein sequence is MDSFEYRNGRLHCEEVLLSQVAERFGTPTYVYSRDAIERAYLAYSQALEGKKALVCYAVKANSNLAVLNILARLGAGFDIVSLGELERVLKAGAQPEKIVFSGVGKQPHEIVRALDVGIHCFNIESESELERVNQVAGECGKVADISFRVNPDVDAGTHPYISTGLKENKFGIAIAEADRIYTHAASLEHVHVVGMDCHIGSQLTEIAPFMDALDRLLALVDALAEKGIIIQHLDLGGGLGVCYTDETPPTPQAYIAAVLEKMADRDMGLIFEPGRSIVANAGVMLTRVEFLKCNEHKNFAIIDGAMNDLIRPSLYSAYQEIIPVEIREGETQPYDLVGPVCETGDFLGKDRQLNLQEGDLLAVCSAGAYGFVMSSNYNTRPRAAEVMIDDNAMHEIRARETLHDLMRGETLLPKGN, encoded by the coding sequence ATGGATAGTTTTGAATATCGCAATGGTCGCTTGCATTGCGAAGAAGTTCTATTAAGCCAAGTAGCGGAGCGCTTTGGCACACCTACTTATGTATATTCTCGTGATGCGATTGAGCGTGCTTATCTCGCCTATTCTCAAGCGCTTGAAGGAAAAAAAGCACTTGTTTGCTACGCGGTAAAGGCCAATAGCAACTTGGCGGTTTTAAATATTCTGGCTCGCTTAGGGGCGGGTTTTGATATCGTCTCTCTTGGAGAGTTGGAGCGGGTACTCAAAGCGGGCGCTCAGCCTGAGAAGATTGTTTTCTCTGGTGTAGGCAAGCAACCTCATGAAATCGTTCGAGCGTTGGACGTGGGTATTCATTGCTTCAATATCGAGTCAGAGTCTGAACTTGAGCGAGTCAATCAGGTAGCTGGTGAATGTGGCAAAGTGGCGGATATCTCCTTCCGAGTGAATCCTGATGTGGATGCGGGGACTCACCCCTATATTTCGACGGGTCTGAAAGAGAACAAATTTGGTATCGCGATCGCAGAAGCGGATCGTATCTACACACATGCCGCTAGCCTTGAGCACGTTCATGTCGTGGGTATGGACTGCCATATCGGTAGTCAGTTAACAGAAATCGCCCCTTTTATGGATGCATTAGATCGTTTGTTAGCGCTGGTGGATGCGTTGGCAGAGAAGGGCATTATTATTCAGCACCTCGACCTAGGCGGTGGATTGGGTGTTTGTTACACCGATGAAACGCCCCCTACGCCACAAGCCTATATTGCTGCGGTGCTAGAAAAAATGGCTGATCGGGATATGGGGCTGATCTTCGAACCTGGTCGATCCATTGTTGCCAATGCGGGGGTGATGTTAACCCGTGTAGAGTTTTTGAAATGCAACGAGCATAAAAACTTTGCCATTATTGATGGCGCTATGAATGATTTGATACGCCCATCACTGTACAGCGCTTATCAAGAAATTATCCCTGTAGAGATCCGCGAAGGTGAGACTCAGCCTTATGATCTAGTGGGGCCTGTGTGCGAAACGGGTGACTTTCTGGGTAAAGATCGTCAGCTGAACTTGCAAGAAGGTGATTTGTTAGCGGTGTGCTCGGCAGGAGCCTACGGCTTTGTAATGAGCTCCAATTACAACACGCGTCCTCGTGCGGCTGAGGTGATGATTGATGACAATGCCATGCATGAAATCCGTGCCAGAGAAACGCTGCATGACTTAATGCGTGGTGAGACACTGCTGCCAAAGGGTAACTAG
- the dapF gene encoding diaminopimelate epimerase yields MLVRFTKMHGLGNDFMVVDLVTQRVRFSEDKVKKLADRHLGIGFDQLLLVEPPANPDMDFRYRIFNADGSEVEHCGNGARCFARFVRDKRLTTKDEIHVETANGQAVLRIRDHQQVEVNMGAPELQPANIPFQAEQASPTYEVEVGNESVTLSAVSMGNPHGVLVVDNVDSAPVETLGPLLEPHSRFPAKANIGFMQVVSPSEVRLRVYERGAGETMACGTGACAAVVAGRLRGLLDETVRVNLPGGVLKISWKGGENDPVMMTGPTATVFEGQIYL; encoded by the coding sequence ATGCTGGTTCGGTTTACAAAAATGCATGGGCTAGGTAACGACTTTATGGTAGTCGATCTCGTCACACAGCGAGTACGCTTTAGCGAAGATAAAGTCAAAAAGTTAGCCGATCGTCATCTAGGTATAGGTTTTGATCAGTTGTTGCTGGTCGAGCCTCCGGCCAATCCCGATATGGATTTTCGTTACCGCATATTTAATGCCGATGGGTCGGAGGTTGAACATTGTGGTAACGGTGCGCGCTGTTTTGCTCGCTTTGTCAGAGATAAGCGTCTGACGACGAAAGATGAAATCCATGTCGAAACGGCAAATGGCCAAGCGGTGCTGCGGATTCGTGATCATCAGCAAGTTGAGGTCAACATGGGAGCGCCTGAGTTGCAGCCTGCGAATATCCCATTTCAGGCAGAGCAGGCTTCGCCAACCTACGAGGTAGAAGTTGGTAATGAAAGCGTTACGCTGTCCGCTGTTTCTATGGGTAATCCCCACGGTGTGTTGGTGGTCGATAATGTGGATAGCGCACCGGTTGAAACGCTGGGGCCGCTGCTAGAGCCTCATTCGCGCTTCCCTGCTAAGGCTAACATTGGTTTTATGCAGGTAGTGTCTCCTAGCGAAGTACGGCTTCGTGTATACGAGCGCGGTGCTGGTGAAACCATGGCATGTGGAACTGGTGCATGTGCTGCGGTGGTTGCAGGTCGTTTACGGGGCCTTTTAGACGAAACGGTTCGGGTCAACCTGCCAGGTGGTGTGCTTAAAATTAGTTGGAAAGGTGGTGAAAACGATCCTGTTATGATGACAGGGCCGACAGCTACGGTATTTGAAGGGCAGATATATTTATGA
- a CDS encoding DUF484 family protein: MTQKENRLEAEQGLSEKDVSDYLACHPDFFLTHKALLEVMTVPHNTGKAVSLVERQTSLLRERNLQLTTHLSDLIDIARHNDGQFEKTKRMVLALLDAATLDDVAVAIEESLCRDFYGDATSLILFSEKPINVNNLRILPRETAGVVESLIRTNLPTCGQLQLIENRFLFGEEAVKIQSAAVVPLVKGEAVGLLAIGSYDPYYFQSSQGTLFLSYVGEVMSRVTSRILHEEQV, translated from the coding sequence ATGACACAGAAAGAAAATCGGCTTGAGGCTGAACAGGGATTGAGTGAAAAGGATGTTTCAGATTACCTTGCGTGCCATCCGGATTTCTTTCTGACCCATAAAGCACTGCTTGAGGTGATGACGGTGCCCCATAATACCGGTAAAGCGGTATCGTTAGTGGAGCGGCAAACCTCATTGCTAAGGGAGCGAAACCTGCAGCTAACCACGCATTTGTCGGACCTGATTGACATAGCGCGGCATAATGATGGCCAGTTTGAAAAAACGAAGCGTATGGTATTAGCGCTACTTGATGCTGCCACATTGGATGATGTTGCCGTGGCTATCGAAGAAAGTCTGTGTCGAGACTTTTATGGTGATGCCACGTCATTGATTCTCTTTAGTGAAAAGCCTATTAATGTTAATAACTTACGCATACTGCCCCGAGAAACAGCAGGGGTCGTTGAATCCTTAATTCGCACCAACTTGCCGACGTGCGGACAACTGCAACTCATTGAAAACCGTTTCTTGTTTGGCGAAGAAGCCGTCAAGATACAATCAGCGGCAGTTGTGCCTTTGGTCAAGGGTGAAGCGGTGGGTTTATTAGCAATTGGCAGCTACGACCCTTATTACTTTCAGAGTAGCCAAGGTACACTTTTCCTTAGTTATGTTGGGGAAGTGATGAGCCGGGTAACCAGCCGTATCCTGCATGAGGAACAAGTCTGA
- the xerC gene encoding tyrosine recombinase XerC, with protein MLNQRFLEQLAPYLDRFLVYLQTERQLSPHTCANYQQDLQRLIDFVADCRISEWSDVSERQIRAHVAEIHREGLSAKSIQRHLSSIRSFYRYLAKQGLVEKNPAQGVKAPKVGRPLPETLNVDQINYLLSFPVDDAISARDKAMMELVYSSGLRVSELISLNIHDIDFGAASLIVTGKGRKTRMLPVGGQAVKALQVWLKYRETWANYAESALFISARGQRLTVRSAQLRFDHRAKQMNTQGKVYPHRLRHSFASHMLESSSDLRAVQELLGHEDISTTQIYTHLDFQHLMEVYEKAHPRARKKDD; from the coding sequence ATGCTAAATCAACGCTTTCTTGAACAGTTAGCGCCTTATCTTGACCGTTTCTTGGTTTACTTGCAGACCGAGCGGCAGCTGTCTCCTCATACATGTGCCAATTACCAACAAGACCTACAACGATTGATCGACTTTGTAGCCGACTGCCGTATAAGCGAGTGGTCGGATGTTAGTGAGCGGCAAATCAGGGCCCATGTCGCCGAAATCCATCGAGAAGGTTTATCAGCTAAGAGTATTCAGCGTCACCTTTCATCCATACGTAGTTTTTATCGTTATCTGGCGAAACAGGGTTTAGTGGAAAAAAATCCAGCCCAAGGGGTTAAAGCACCCAAAGTCGGACGACCTCTGCCTGAAACTTTAAATGTTGATCAGATTAATTACCTACTGTCTTTTCCGGTTGATGATGCGATTTCAGCTCGTGATAAAGCGATGATGGAGCTGGTTTATTCATCTGGCTTGCGAGTTTCTGAGTTAATAAGCCTGAATATCCATGATATTGATTTTGGAGCGGCAAGCCTTATTGTGACCGGTAAAGGGCGCAAAACCCGTATGTTGCCTGTGGGTGGGCAGGCGGTTAAAGCGCTTCAGGTGTGGCTTAAATATCGTGAAACGTGGGCAAATTATGCAGAGTCAGCCTTGTTTATCTCTGCCAGAGGACAGAGGCTCACGGTGCGCAGCGCACAGTTGCGCTTTGATCATAGGGCCAAGCAGATGAATACTCAAGGAAAAGTTTACCCGCATAGATTACGTCACAGCTTTGCCAGTCATATGCTGGAGTCCAGCAGTGATCTACGTGCTGTGCAAGAGCTGCTAGGCCATGAAGATATATCTACAACGCAAATATATACCCACCTCGATTTTCAACATTTGATGGAGGTGTATGAGAAAGCCCACCCTAGAGCAAGGAAAAAAGATGATTAA
- a CDS encoding HAD family hydrolase — protein sequence MIKCVTFDLDDTLWAVNPVVRAANHTMYEWLAENAPLFNAMYTLRDLNQLKQQVLTVQPEIGYSVTRIRLAVLELGLVNSGYSCDQASALAEEGFKVFHQARQQVEFFEGALETIESLKASGYIVGAISNGNADIRHVGLSHCMDFQFSADQVGVEKPDAEIFQQMLQYTGMYPHEVVHIGDHPEHDVLGAQQMGMRTIWVNLHGTLWGAGKAPDAEVRSLREIPDAITMFGAAKRP from the coding sequence ATGATTAAGTGCGTTACATTCGACCTTGATGATACGTTGTGGGCCGTTAATCCAGTGGTACGAGCTGCCAACCACACGATGTACGAGTGGCTTGCAGAGAATGCACCTCTCTTTAATGCGATGTACACCTTGCGGGATCTTAATCAACTAAAGCAACAAGTGTTAACTGTACAACCTGAAATAGGTTATAGCGTCACCCGTATTCGTTTGGCAGTACTGGAGTTAGGGCTAGTGAATTCGGGCTACTCTTGCGATCAAGCCAGCGCCTTAGCTGAGGAGGGCTTTAAGGTTTTTCATCAGGCACGCCAGCAAGTTGAGTTTTTTGAAGGCGCGCTGGAAACTATAGAATCCCTAAAAGCTTCAGGTTATATCGTTGGCGCTATCAGCAATGGTAATGCTGATATTCGGCATGTGGGGCTATCCCATTGTATGGACTTTCAGTTTAGCGCAGATCAGGTAGGCGTAGAAAAGCCGGATGCTGAGATCTTCCAACAAATGCTGCAGTATACCGGCATGTACCCGCATGAAGTGGTGCATATCGGCGACCACCCCGAGCATGATGTCCTCGGTGCACAACAGATGGGTATGCGCACGATCTGGGTTAATTTGCATGGGACACTATGGGGGGCGGGCAAAGCTCCAGATGCTGAGGTCCGGAGCCTGCGGGAGATACCTGATGCGATAACCATGTTTGGTGCAGCAAAAAGGCCATAG